The window CCGGTCGTGAGGATCGAGTCGTCGTCGGGCGGTGAGATGCCGGCGTTGTTGAAGGCGATGTCGACGGAGCCGTAGGTGTCGTGCGCCGCCGCGAAGAGCGCCTCGACCTGGCCGGGGTCGGTCACGTCGACCTTGACGAAGGTGCCTCCGACGTCCTCGGCCACGGCCCTGCCCGCGCTCTCGTCGATGTCGCCGCACACGACGTGGGCTCCTTCCGAGGCGAGCCGGTGCGCGGTGGCGAGGCCGATGCCGCTGCCCGCCCCGGTGATGACGGCGGTGCGGCCGGTGAGACGGCGGCAGATGTTCCCGGTGTCGGTGCTCATGGCTGTTCAGGCCTCCGTGCCGATGAAGACGTTCTTGGTTTCGGTGAAGGCCGCGAGGGCGTCGGGCCCCAGTTCACGGCCGAGTCCGGACTGTTCGTAGCCGCCGAAGGGGGTCCAGTAGCGGACGGCGGAGTGGGAGTTGACGGACAGGTTGCCGGCGCGGACCGCCCGGGAGACCCGCACCGCCCGGCCCACGTCGCGGGTCCAGACGGAGCCGGCGAGGCCGTACTCGGTGGCGTTGGCCAGCCGGACGGCGTCGGCCTCGTCGTCGAAGGGCAGCACGACGGCGACCGGGCCGAAGACCTCCTCCATGGCGACGGGCGCGTCGGGGGCGACGCCGGTGAGCACGGTGGGCGGGAACCAGAATCCGGGGCCGGTGGGTGCGCTGCCCCGGATGCCGTCGGCGTCCTCGGGCACGAGGGCGCGGACGCGGTCCAGCTGGGTCCGGGAGATCAGCGGGCCCATCTGGGTCTTCTCGTCCGTGGGGTCCCCGACGACCACCGCGGCGACCGCGGGCAGGAGGAGTTCGAGGAAGCGGTCGTGGACGGAGCGCTGGACCAGGATGCGGGAGCGTGCGCAGCAGTCCTGGCCGGCGTTGTCCAGGAAGGACATGGGCGCGGAGGCCGCGGCGGCCTCGATGTCGGCGTCGGCGAAGACGATGTTGGGGCTCTTGCCGCCGAGTTCGAGCGTCACCCGTTTCACCCGGTCCGCGCACCGGGCCATGACCTGCCTGCCGACTCGGGCCGATCCGGTGAAGACGATCTTGGCGACACCGGGGTGTTCGACCAGGGCGTTGCCCGCCACGTCCCCGGCGCCGGGGAGCACCTGGAAGAGGTGCTCGGGCAGTCCCGCGTCGAGTGCCAGCCGGGCCAGGTGCAGCGCGGTGAGCGGAGTGGTCTCGGCCGGTTTGAGGAGTACGGCGTTGCCGGCCGCGAGGGCGGGGGCGGCGCCCCACGCGGCGATCGGCATCGGGAAGTTCCACGGGGCGATCACGCCGACGACACCGAGCGGTTCGAGGAAGGTGAGGTCGATCCCGCCCGGCACGGGGATCTGGCGTCCGGTCAGGCGCTCCACTCCCCCGGCTGCGTAGTCCAGCAGGTCCCGGACGTTCGCGGCCTCCCAGCGGGCGTTGCCCAGGGTGTGGCCGGCCTCGGTGACCTCCAGCCGGGCCAGTTGTTCGCCGTGCTCGTCGACGAGCACGGCGAAGCGGCGCAGCAGCCGCGCCCGGTCGGCGGGAGCCAGTGCGGCCCAGGTCCGCTGGGCGGCGGCGGCGCGCGTGACGGCCGTGTCGACCTCGGCGGCGGTGGTGGCGGGGACGGTGGCGACGAGTTGCTCGGTCGCGGGGTCGAGGACGCGGTGCTCGTGGATCAAGGGTTTCCTCACAGGCGTTCGAAGGAGCGGCGGAGTTCCCAGTCGGTGACCGCGGCGTCGAAGGCCTCCAGCTCGACGCGCGCCATGTTGCGGTAGTGCGCGACGGTCTCCTCGCCGAAGGCCTCCCTCGCGATCTCGCTGGTCTCCCAGACGCCGGCGGCTTCGCGGAGCGTGGTGGGCACCTGGTCGTATCCGGCGGTGTAGGCGTTTCCCTCGCAGGCCTCGGGGAGTTCGAGCGCGTGCTCGATGCCGTGGAGTCCGGCCGCGACGAGTCCGGCGACGGCGAGGTAGGGGTTGACGTCGCCGCCGGGCAGCCGGTTCTCGAAGCGCAGGGAGCGGCCGTGGCCGACGACACGCAGGGCGCAGGTGCGGTTGTCGTGGCCCCAGGCGACGGCGGTCGGGGCGAAGGAGCCGGGCTGGAACCGCTTGTAGGAGTTGATGTTCGGCGCGTACAGCAGGGAGAAGTCACGCAGGGCCGCGAGCTGGCCCGCGAGGAAGTGCCGCATCAGGGGGGACATCGTCCCGTCGCCGCCCGCCATGACGCTGTGTCCGCCGGTGTCCTGGAGCGAGAGGTGGATGTGGCAGGAGTTGCCCTCGCGCTCGTTGAACTTGGCCATGAAGGTGAGCGAGACGCCCTCCTGCGCGGCGATCTCCTTGGAGCCGGTCTTGTAGACGGCGTGCTGGTCGCAGGTGACGAGGGCTTCGTCGTAGCGGAAGACGATCTCGTGCTGGCCGGGGTTGCACTCGCCCTTCGCGGACTCGACGGTGAGTCCGGCGGCGGCCATCTCGTTGCGGATGCGGCGCAGCAGCGGCTCGATGCGGCCGGTGCCGAGGACGGAGTAGTCGATGTTGTACTGGTTGGCCGGTGTGAGGCCGCGGTAGTCGCGGTCCCACGCCTCCTCGTAGGTGTCCTTGAAGACGATGAACTCGAGCTCGGTGCCGACGTGGGCGGTGAGTCCGTGCGCGGCGAGCCGTTCCAGCTGCCGCCGGAGGATCTGGCGGGGCGCGGCGACGACGGGCGTCCCGTCCTCCCAGGACAGATCGGCCAGGACCAGCGCCGTGCCGTCGTGCCAGGGGACGCGGCGCAGGGTGGCGAGGTCGGGGCGCATCGCGAAGTCGCCGTAGCCGTCGGCCCAGGAGGACATCGCGAAGCCGTCGACGGTGTTCATGTCCGTGTCGACGGCGAGCAGGTAGTTGCAGCCCTCCGTGCCGTGTTCGAGCACCTCGTCCAGGAAGAACGTCGCCGCGAACCGCTTCCCCTGCAGTCTGCCCTGCATATCGGGGAAGGCGAGGACGACGGTGTCGATCTCACCGCTCGCGACGAGCCGGCGGAGCTCCTCGACCTGGAGCGGGGGTGTTCGGTCTGCCACGGGATACTCCTCGTTCGGTCAGCCGGAAGGCTTAAGGTATGGGAGAAAACCATTGGGGGGAAGGGGATCGTGACGTGGCGGAGGAGACCGGGGAAGCGGAGCCGTCCGAGCGGCTGCTGCCCGCGCTGAGACCGGTGCGGGCGGGCAACGGCTTCGAGGAGGCTCTGGAGCGGATACTCCAGGTGGTCCGGCTCGGCCTGGTCCCCGCGGGCGGCCGGCTGCCCTCCGAGCGTGAATTGGCCGGCCTGCTCGGCGTCAGCCGCGTCACCCTGCGCGAGGTACTGAAGGTGCTCCAGGACCAGGGGCTGCTGGAGGCCAGACGCGGTCGGTACGGCGGCACGTTCGTGCTCCCCCGGGCCGGGGGCGACGGGGGCGAGCTGCGCCGCAGGGTGGCCGGCACCGACATCGAGGACGTGCTGCTCTTCCGCGAGGTGCTGGAGG is drawn from Streptomyces sp. NBC_00178 and contains these coding sequences:
- a CDS encoding aldehyde dehydrogenase family protein, with translation MIHEHRVLDPATEQLVATVPATTAAEVDTAVTRAAAAQRTWAALAPADRARLLRRFAVLVDEHGEQLARLEVTEAGHTLGNARWEAANVRDLLDYAAGGVERLTGRQIPVPGGIDLTFLEPLGVVGVIAPWNFPMPIAAWGAAPALAAGNAVLLKPAETTPLTALHLARLALDAGLPEHLFQVLPGAGDVAGNALVEHPGVAKIVFTGSARVGRQVMARCADRVKRVTLELGGKSPNIVFADADIEAAAASAPMSFLDNAGQDCCARSRILVQRSVHDRFLELLLPAVAAVVVGDPTDEKTQMGPLISRTQLDRVRALVPEDADGIRGSAPTGPGFWFPPTVLTGVAPDAPVAMEEVFGPVAVVLPFDDEADAVRLANATEYGLAGSVWTRDVGRAVRVSRAVRAGNLSVNSHSAVRYWTPFGGYEQSGLGRELGPDALAAFTETKNVFIGTEA
- a CDS encoding glutamine synthetase family protein translates to MADRTPPLQVEELRRLVASGEIDTVVLAFPDMQGRLQGKRFAATFFLDEVLEHGTEGCNYLLAVDTDMNTVDGFAMSSWADGYGDFAMRPDLATLRRVPWHDGTALVLADLSWEDGTPVVAAPRQILRRQLERLAAHGLTAHVGTELEFIVFKDTYEEAWDRDYRGLTPANQYNIDYSVLGTGRIEPLLRRIRNEMAAAGLTVESAKGECNPGQHEIVFRYDEALVTCDQHAVYKTGSKEIAAQEGVSLTFMAKFNEREGNSCHIHLSLQDTGGHSVMAGGDGTMSPLMRHFLAGQLAALRDFSLLYAPNINSYKRFQPGSFAPTAVAWGHDNRTCALRVVGHGRSLRFENRLPGGDVNPYLAVAGLVAAGLHGIEHALELPEACEGNAYTAGYDQVPTTLREAAGVWETSEIAREAFGEETVAHYRNMARVELEAFDAAVTDWELRRSFERL
- a CDS encoding FadR/GntR family transcriptional regulator, producing the protein MAEETGEAEPSERLLPALRPVRAGNGFEEALERILQVVRLGLVPAGGRLPSERELAGLLGVSRVTLREVLKVLQDQGLLEARRGRYGGTFVLPRAGGDGGELRRRVAGTDIEDVLLFREVLEAGAAELCASRGLDDAGADRLRTALAATHEAPLPDYRRIDTLFHLTLAELSGSPSLAARYAAVRATVNDLLDCIPLLVRNLEHSQAQHTALVEAVLDGDEEAARAVTREHCAGTAALLRGFLA